A single Aerosakkonema funiforme FACHB-1375 DNA region contains:
- a CDS encoding hydrogenase maturation protease, producing the protein MNCNLAVTLQTLNKCFVIIGYGNDLRSDDAIGPCVAKAVEAWGVPNVDSLALQQLTPELADRLQDAYGAIFVDASSSPEVKKVEVLAIEPIESGKTMTHTSDPRSLLALTKALYGRYPHAWLVKVPAVNFELGESLSPIAQKGIDDALEEIDYLLRSQTYASHS; encoded by the coding sequence ATGAATTGTAATCTGGCGGTTACGTTACAAACACTTAATAAATGTTTTGTCATCATCGGTTATGGTAACGATTTGCGTAGCGATGATGCTATTGGCCCTTGCGTTGCCAAAGCAGTGGAAGCATGGGGAGTGCCAAATGTAGATTCCCTAGCTTTGCAGCAACTCACACCAGAACTGGCGGACAGATTGCAAGATGCCTACGGTGCAATTTTTGTAGACGCAAGTAGTTCGCCGGAGGTAAAAAAAGTGGAGGTGTTAGCGATCGAACCGATCGAATCCGGAAAAACGATGACCCACACAAGCGATCCGCGATCGCTTCTCGCCCTCACGAAAGCACTCTACGGTCGTTATCCTCATGCTTGGTTGGTGAAGGTACCGGCAGTTAACTTTGAGTTAGGCGAATCGCTTTCGCCGATTGCCCAAAAAGGAATTGACGATGCTTTAGAAGAGATTGACTATCTGCTACGCAGCCAAACTTATGCGTCTCATTCGTGA
- a CDS encoding CP12 domain-containing protein, with the protein MLKAADIMTKAVVTIRGSATVAEAVKLLKDKGLRALIVERRHDRDSYGIVTETDIVYKVTAFGIDPKKVRVYEIMTKPCIVVNPDLGVEYVARLFANTGIRRAPVIQDKLLGIVSITDILTKGDFVEQPKEVLMESEIEKAIANARAICAEKGATSKDCAVAWDIVEELQAEAAHQRSKKIDKTAFQEYCEEYPEAAESRIYDI; encoded by the coding sequence ATGCTGAAAGCAGCAGACATAATGACCAAAGCAGTAGTCACCATTCGCGGCTCGGCAACGGTGGCTGAAGCAGTAAAATTGCTCAAAGACAAAGGTTTGCGAGCCTTAATTGTGGAGCGCCGTCACGATCGAGATTCTTACGGAATTGTTACTGAGACCGATATTGTTTACAAAGTGACTGCTTTTGGAATAGACCCCAAAAAAGTGCGCGTCTACGAAATTATGACCAAGCCCTGCATCGTCGTAAATCCGGATCTCGGTGTGGAATATGTGGCGCGGTTATTTGCTAATACTGGCATCCGGAGGGCACCAGTAATTCAAGACAAACTGCTGGGGATCGTCTCTATTACCGACATTCTTACTAAAGGTGACTTTGTAGAACAACCCAAAGAAGTTCTCATGGAGTCCGAAATCGAAAAAGCTATTGCCAATGCTCGTGCTATTTGTGCCGAAAAAGGTGCTACTTCTAAAGACTGTGCTGTGGCTTGGGATATTGTAGAAGAACTGCAAGCCGAAGCAGCTCATCAGCGGTCAAAGAAAATTGATAAAACAGCATTCCAGGAATACTGCGAAGAATATCCAGAGGCGGCAGAATCTCGGATATACGACATTTGA
- a CDS encoding 4Fe-4S single cluster domain-containing protein, producing MTNQPQQLETPPIQIPPGFLNIMGYVDESEVNGPGRRAVVWVQGCKRECPGCFNPPSWSFEINQLIAVDELANQILSNPQNEGVTFSGGEPFWQAPALTLLAKKLKAAGLNVMSFSGFTLKQLLAEDAPQGAKQLIEQLDILIDGPYLESLAVNSPDWPVSSRNQKVYILNPAFEGKITWASDQMEIHILKDGSRLITGYRGQMGLWED from the coding sequence ATGACAAACCAACCCCAACAACTGGAAACCCCACCAATACAAATTCCCCCTGGATTCCTGAATATCATGGGCTACGTTGACGAGTCAGAAGTAAATGGCCCCGGTCGTCGCGCCGTCGTCTGGGTGCAGGGATGTAAGCGAGAATGTCCCGGTTGTTTTAATCCTCCATCTTGGTCGTTTGAAATTAACCAATTAATCGCCGTTGATGAACTCGCAAACCAAATTTTAAGCAATCCTCAAAATGAAGGCGTCACTTTTTCCGGTGGCGAACCATTTTGGCAAGCACCAGCCCTAACTTTATTAGCCAAAAAATTAAAAGCCGCCGGTCTGAATGTCATGTCTTTTAGCGGATTTACTTTAAAACAATTGCTGGCTGAAGATGCACCGCAAGGCGCTAAACAGCTAATAGAACAACTGGACATTTTAATCGATGGCCCCTATCTCGAATCTTTAGCGGTTAATTCCCCAGATTGGCCAGTATCTTCCCGCAATCAAAAAGTTTACATCTTAAATCCTGCTTTTGAAGGCAAAATTACTTGGGCTTCCGATCAAATGGAAATTCACATTCTCAAAGATGGCAGTCGCCTGATTACTGGTTATCGCGGTCAAATGGGTTTATGGGAAGATTGA
- a CDS encoding Ni/Fe hydrogenase subunit alpha: MSKTIVIDPVTRIEGHAKISVYLDDAGEVSDARFHVVEFRGFEKFCEGRPMWEMAGITARICGICPVSHLLASAKTGDKILAVKIPPAADKLRRMMNLAQFTQSHALSFFHLSSPDFLLGWDSDPAKRNVFGLIEADPDLARAGIRLRQFGQKIIELLGGKKIHAAWSVPGGVRSPLSEEGRAWIRDRLPESRTTTKAALDLFKNMLDRFTTEVQEFGNFPSLFMGLVGKNGEWEHYGGHLRFTDSNGNIVADNLSEDDYKEFLGEAVESWSYLKFPYYKPLGYPDGIYRVGPLARLNICNNIGTEAADRELQEMRDRAGGVPTSSFFYHYARLVEILAAIEKIEQLVDDPDVVSKRVRADAGINNLDAVGVSEAPRGTLFHHYQVDENGLIKKVNLIIATGQNNLAMNKTVTQIAKHYIHGNEIPEGMLNRVEAGIRAFDPCLSCSTHAAGQMPLHIELIAADGTVVAEVDRQ, from the coding sequence ATGTCGAAGACTATCGTTATCGATCCTGTTACTAGAATAGAAGGTCATGCTAAAATTTCTGTTTATTTAGATGATGCTGGTGAAGTATCCGATGCGCGTTTCCACGTTGTTGAATTTCGCGGATTCGAGAAATTCTGCGAAGGCAGACCGATGTGGGAAATGGCGGGAATCACAGCGAGAATTTGCGGTATTTGTCCGGTCAGTCACTTGTTGGCATCGGCAAAAACGGGAGATAAAATTTTGGCTGTAAAAATTCCCCCCGCTGCTGATAAATTGCGGCGGATGATGAATTTGGCGCAGTTTACGCAATCGCACGCCCTGAGTTTCTTCCATCTCAGCAGTCCGGATTTTCTGTTAGGTTGGGATAGCGATCCGGCCAAAAGAAATGTGTTTGGTTTGATTGAGGCTGACCCGGATTTGGCTAGGGCTGGTATTCGCTTGCGGCAATTCGGACAGAAGATTATTGAATTGCTGGGGGGTAAGAAAATTCACGCGGCGTGGTCAGTTCCTGGCGGTGTGCGATCGCCTCTTTCGGAAGAAGGACGCGCCTGGATACGCGATCGACTTCCGGAATCTCGCACGACAACTAAAGCCGCCCTCGATTTGTTCAAAAATATGCTCGATCGCTTCACCACGGAAGTGCAAGAATTCGGGAATTTCCCCTCTTTATTCATGGGTTTAGTGGGCAAAAATGGGGAATGGGAACACTACGGCGGACACCTGCGTTTTACCGATAGCAATGGCAATATTGTTGCCGATAATCTCAGTGAAGATGACTACAAAGAATTTTTGGGCGAAGCTGTAGAATCTTGGTCTTATCTGAAATTCCCTTACTACAAACCTTTAGGATATCCAGATGGAATTTATCGGGTAGGGCCATTAGCAAGGCTAAATATTTGCAATAATATTGGTACAGAAGCAGCCGATCGCGAGTTGCAAGAAATGCGCGATCGCGCTGGTGGAGTTCCTACCTCTTCCTTCTTCTATCACTATGCCAGATTGGTAGAAATTCTCGCCGCCATTGAAAAAATCGAACAGTTGGTGGACGATCCCGACGTTGTTTCCAAGCGAGTCCGCGCCGATGCCGGTATTAACAATTTGGATGCTGTGGGAGTCAGCGAAGCACCGCGAGGCACCCTGTTCCACCACTATCAGGTAGATGAAAATGGCTTGATTAAAAAAGTCAACCTGATTATCGCCACCGGACAAAATAACCTGGCGATGAATAAAACCGTAACTCAAATTGCTAAGCATTATATCCACGGCAATGAAATTCCGGAAGGAATGTTAAACCGCGTCGAAGCTGGCATTCGCGCCTTCGATCCCTGCTTGAGTTGTTCCACTCACGCAGCCGGACAAATGCCTCTGCATATCGAATTAATTGCAGCAGATGGAACAGTTGTTGCTGAAGTCGATCGGCAATAG
- a CDS encoding SpoIIE family protein phosphatase gives MDNFLDIYELSLNKKGEELCGDKVKFRKTENKTTIVLSDGLGSGVKANILATLTTEILITMLNADVPLEEVIKTTIGTLPICQVRKIAYATFTIIQIDHKSNKFEVINFDNPPVFFFSQGKLIKLEHKTEKILDKKITVSEGFLERGDFIGAVSDGVLYAGLGQTLNFGWGWESIAEFIQALFIKQTNSVRHIIHSVIAETHSLYRGKIGDDATFVGVYVRKRNPLMVFTGPPLEKSKDNYYVENFLNFDGRKIVCGGTTGNIVAKYLGETIEMDISTMRKDLPPIGQLKGVDLVTEGILTISKVIEILKACNCDVTRLPNDNNGAVMLVREILEADSILFLLGQKINDFYQNPLLPKNISIRRNLIEELVKLLRDKQKEVILEYC, from the coding sequence ATGGATAATTTTTTGGATATTTACGAGCTAAGCTTGAATAAAAAAGGGGAAGAACTTTGCGGCGATAAAGTCAAATTCCGCAAAACAGAAAATAAAACTACCATCGTGTTGTCTGATGGCTTGGGAAGCGGCGTCAAAGCCAATATTCTGGCCACCTTAACTACAGAAATTCTGATTACGATGCTTAATGCTGATGTGCCGCTTGAGGAAGTAATTAAAACCACGATCGGCACTTTACCTATCTGCCAAGTAAGAAAGATTGCTTACGCGACATTTACGATTATTCAAATCGATCATAAAAGTAATAAGTTTGAAGTAATTAACTTTGATAATCCGCCCGTATTTTTTTTCAGTCAAGGGAAATTAATTAAGTTAGAACATAAAACCGAAAAAATATTGGATAAAAAAATCACCGTTTCGGAGGGTTTCCTGGAAAGAGGGGATTTTATAGGGGCGGTCAGTGACGGAGTGCTATACGCTGGGTTAGGCCAAACCTTAAATTTTGGTTGGGGTTGGGAAAGTATAGCCGAATTCATACAAGCTTTGTTTATCAAACAAACTAATTCAGTTCGTCATATTATTCATAGCGTCATCGCCGAAACCCATTCTCTTTATCGAGGCAAAATCGGCGATGATGCGACATTTGTCGGCGTATATGTCAGAAAACGAAATCCGTTGATGGTTTTCACAGGCCCTCCTTTGGAAAAAAGTAAGGATAATTATTATGTTGAAAATTTTTTGAATTTCGACGGTCGCAAAATAGTCTGCGGCGGTACTACGGGCAATATTGTAGCTAAGTATTTAGGAGAAACTATTGAAATGGATATTTCCACGATGCGGAAGGACTTGCCGCCAATTGGACAATTAAAGGGAGTGGATTTAGTTACAGAAGGAATTTTAACCATTTCCAAGGTGATTGAAATTTTAAAAGCTTGTAATTGCGATGTGACTAGATTGCCCAACGATAACAACGGCGCGGTTATGTTGGTGCGGGAAATTCTAGAGGCAGATTCGATCTTGTTCTTGTTGGGGCAAAAGATAAATGATTTTTATCAAAATCCTTTGTTGCCCAAGAATATTTCTATTCGTCGAAATTTAATAGAGGAGTTAGTCAAATTGTTAAGAGATAAGCAAAAAGAGGTAATTTTGGAATATTGTTAA
- a CDS encoding PAS domain-containing protein: MEKSDKTLWELLWQYDPNGLIVVDKDMNIKLVNPGFCKMFNVLQENIIGKPASTLLKDVSDFQKAWDKNIVIRVTEKEYKKQNLYVTKVIFPIPDQNIIACIMVDITHERQRQKEMVKLRKETVVKVNEVVDNQMKVAQEIAGLLGETTAETKVSLLKIIKMLEHEIGEEEDDG, encoded by the coding sequence GTGGAAAAAAGCGACAAAACACTGTGGGAACTTTTATGGCAGTACGACCCAAATGGGTTGATTGTCGTTGACAAGGACATGAATATCAAACTTGTCAATCCCGGCTTTTGTAAAATGTTTAACGTCCTTCAAGAAAATATCATTGGTAAACCCGCATCAACACTACTTAAGGATGTTAGTGATTTTCAAAAAGCCTGGGATAAAAATATAGTCATTCGAGTTACAGAAAAAGAGTACAAAAAGCAAAATTTATATGTCACAAAGGTAATTTTTCCGATCCCAGATCAAAACATAATCGCCTGTATCATGGTTGATATCACCCATGAAAGACAGCGGCAAAAAGAAATGGTAAAACTAAGAAAAGAAACTGTAGTTAAGGTTAATGAAGTAGTAGATAACCAAATGAAAGTAGCCCAAGAAATTGCTGGTTTGCTGGGTGAGACTACTGCCGAAACCAAAGTCAGCCTTCTCAAAATAATTAAAATGCTCGAACATGAAATTGGAGAAGAAGAGGACGATGGATAA
- the nifJ gene encoding pyruvate:ferredoxin (flavodoxin) oxidoreductase: MSKKTYVTLDGNEAVAYVAYRLNEVIAIYPITPSSPMAEWADAWTSENKPNIWGTVPSVVEMQSEGGVAGAVHGALQTGALTTTFTASQGLLLMIPNMYKIAGELTPTVFHVAARSLAAQSLSIFGDHSDVMAARATGFAMLCSASVQEAHDFALISTAATLESRIPFVHFFDGFRTSHEVQKVEIMTEELRGFIPDELIFAHRERALTPDRPVVRGTAQNPDVYFQARETVNPFYQACPDITQKVMDRFAQLTGRQYQLFEYYGDPEAERVIVLMGSGCEAVHETVDYLNSGAGVSGAGVSPAEKVGVVKVRLYRPFDSKRFVESLPATTKAIAVLDRCKEPGASGEPLYLDVVVAIQEAQSDPNLKSKILNLKSIVGGRYGLSSKEFTPAMVKAVFDNLVAGETPTPQQTPTPQEKKNHFTVGINDDVSHTSLEFDPQFSTEPDNVVRAVFYGLGSDGTVGANKNSIKIIGEETNNYAQGYFVYDSKKSGSVTVSHLRFGPNPIRSTYLIGKANFVACHQWGFLEQFEMLDIAIPGATFLLNSPYDPEEVWSHLPRSVQEQIINKKLKLYVSNATKIAKESGMGGHINTVMQVCFFALSGVLPREEAIAEIKKFVQKTYGKKGEKIVQMNINAIDNSLDNLFAVKVPDKVDSEINMRSPVPDTAPAFVREVLGQIIAKRGDELPVSALPIDGSYPSGTSKWEKRNICQEIPVWDADVCVQCGKCVMVCPHSVIRSKVYEPAQLENAPATFKSTDAKDHDWKGLKFTIQVAAEDCTGCGVCVDVCPAKNKSQPKLKAINMEPQLPLREHERTNWDYFLSLPNPDRRELKLTKIAQQQMQEPLFEFSGACAGCGETPYLKLVSQLFGDRMVIANATGCSSIYGGNLPTTPWTHNSEGRGPAWSNSLFEDNAEFGLGFRISIDKQTQFAVELLTKLATQIGEGLANGILSAAQNDEADIWEQRDRVAQLKQRLEELLNSQLEPNLKSQIKNLKSLADYLVKKSVWIIGGDGWAYDIGYGGLDHVIASGRNINILVLDTGVYSNTGGQMSKATPRGAVAKFAAAGKPAAKKDLGAIAMTYGNVYVATVAMGARDEHTIKAFLEAEAYNGPSLIIAYSHCIAHGINMTAGMQQQKAAVESGSWILYRYNPDLVSEGKNPLQLDSRTAKMPLEQYMYAENRFKMLTLSKPEEAKRLLKEAQEDVHNRWAMYQYLAARQLQPNHRHNGHSDRPQDQGS; this comes from the coding sequence ATGAGTAAAAAAACTTATGTAACTCTAGATGGTAACGAAGCAGTTGCTTATGTTGCCTACCGCCTCAATGAAGTGATTGCCATTTATCCGATCACCCCTTCTTCACCGATGGCTGAGTGGGCGGATGCGTGGACATCAGAGAACAAACCCAATATTTGGGGCACGGTACCTTCAGTGGTGGAAATGCAAAGCGAAGGAGGGGTTGCCGGTGCTGTTCACGGCGCGTTGCAAACAGGGGCGCTAACTACCACATTCACCGCATCTCAGGGATTGTTATTGATGATCCCGAATATGTACAAAATTGCAGGGGAATTGACGCCGACAGTGTTTCACGTAGCAGCGCGATCGCTAGCCGCCCAATCCCTCTCTATTTTTGGCGATCACAGCGATGTTATGGCTGCCCGCGCCACCGGCTTTGCGATGTTGTGTTCCGCCTCGGTGCAAGAAGCCCACGATTTTGCTTTAATTTCCACCGCAGCTACCTTAGAATCGCGCATTCCTTTTGTACATTTCTTTGATGGCTTCCGCACTTCTCACGAAGTTCAAAAAGTAGAAATTATGACAGAAGAGCTGCGCGGATTTATCCCCGACGAGCTAATATTCGCTCATCGAGAACGCGCACTCACTCCCGATCGTCCAGTAGTACGGGGTACAGCCCAAAACCCCGATGTCTACTTTCAAGCGCGGGAAACAGTCAATCCTTTCTATCAAGCTTGTCCGGATATTACTCAAAAAGTAATGGATAGATTCGCCCAACTAACCGGGCGTCAATATCAGCTATTTGAATATTACGGCGATCCGGAAGCAGAACGAGTCATTGTTTTGATGGGTTCCGGTTGCGAAGCAGTTCACGAAACAGTAGATTACCTCAACAGTGGCGCAGGCGTCAGTGGCGCAGGCGTCTCGCCTGCGGAAAAAGTGGGCGTTGTAAAAGTCAGATTGTATCGCCCATTTGACAGCAAGCGATTTGTCGAATCCTTACCAGCAACAACAAAAGCGATCGCAGTTTTAGATCGCTGCAAAGAACCGGGTGCCAGCGGCGAACCATTATATCTGGATGTAGTCGTCGCGATCCAAGAAGCTCAAAGCGATCCCAATCTCAAATCCAAAATCTTAAATCTAAAATCGATTGTGGGCGGACGTTACGGCTTATCTTCCAAAGAATTTACGCCAGCGATGGTTAAAGCCGTATTCGATAATTTAGTGGCGGGCGAGACGCCCACCCCACAACAGACGCCCACCCCACAAGAGAAGAAGAATCATTTCACCGTTGGCATCAACGATGATGTCAGCCACACCAGTCTAGAATTCGATCCGCAATTCTCCACCGAACCAGATAACGTAGTGCGAGCCGTTTTCTACGGTTTGGGTTCCGACGGTACGGTAGGCGCTAATAAAAACTCGATCAAAATTATCGGCGAAGAAACTAATAACTACGCCCAAGGTTACTTCGTTTACGATTCCAAGAAATCAGGCTCGGTAACAGTATCTCACCTCCGCTTTGGGCCGAATCCTATTCGTTCTACTTATCTGATCGGTAAAGCTAACTTTGTTGCCTGTCACCAGTGGGGATTTTTGGAACAATTTGAGATGCTTGATATTGCTATCCCAGGTGCTACTTTCTTGCTGAATAGCCCCTACGATCCGGAGGAAGTTTGGAGCCACCTGCCGCGTTCGGTGCAAGAGCAAATCATTAACAAGAAGCTAAAATTATACGTATCGAACGCTACCAAAATTGCCAAAGAAAGCGGCATGGGCGGACACATCAATACAGTGATGCAAGTGTGTTTCTTTGCTTTATCTGGGGTGCTGCCACGAGAAGAAGCGATCGCTGAAATTAAGAAGTTCGTCCAAAAGACTTACGGCAAGAAAGGCGAAAAAATTGTCCAAATGAATATAAACGCGATCGACAACAGTCTGGACAATCTTTTTGCAGTCAAAGTGCCAGATAAGGTAGATAGCGAAATAAATATGCGATCGCCCGTACCGGATACCGCCCCCGCCTTCGTTCGGGAAGTTCTCGGTCAAATAATTGCCAAACGCGGCGACGAATTGCCAGTCAGCGCTTTGCCGATCGATGGTTCCTATCCCAGCGGCACATCGAAATGGGAAAAACGTAACATCTGCCAAGAAATTCCGGTTTGGGACGCGGATGTTTGCGTTCAATGCGGCAAGTGCGTGATGGTATGTCCTCACAGCGTTATTCGCAGTAAAGTTTACGAACCAGCACAACTGGAAAACGCACCGGCAACTTTCAAGAGTACCGATGCGAAAGACCACGATTGGAAGGGATTAAAATTCACCATTCAAGTCGCCGCAGAAGACTGCACTGGTTGCGGTGTTTGCGTCGATGTTTGTCCGGCGAAAAATAAATCTCAACCGAAATTGAAAGCGATTAATATGGAACCGCAATTACCATTGCGGGAACACGAACGGACAAATTGGGATTATTTCCTCAGTTTACCGAATCCCGATCGCCGGGAATTGAAATTGACCAAGATCGCTCAACAACAAATGCAAGAACCTTTGTTTGAGTTTTCAGGCGCTTGTGCTGGTTGTGGAGAAACGCCTTATCTGAAATTGGTGAGTCAATTGTTTGGCGATCGCATGGTAATTGCCAACGCCACCGGATGTTCTTCCATCTACGGCGGTAACTTGCCCACAACTCCTTGGACGCACAACAGCGAAGGACGCGGCCCAGCTTGGTCGAATTCTCTGTTTGAAGATAACGCCGAATTCGGATTGGGATTCCGCATTTCCATTGACAAACAAACTCAATTTGCCGTTGAGTTACTGACCAAATTGGCAACTCAAATAGGCGAAGGACTTGCCAACGGTATCCTGAGTGCCGCACAAAACGATGAAGCAGACATTTGGGAACAGCGCGATCGCGTCGCCCAACTCAAACAACGCTTAGAAGAACTGCTGAATTCCCAACTCGAACCCAATCTCAAATCCCAAATCAAAAATCTCAAATCTCTGGCAGATTATTTAGTCAAAAAGAGCGTTTGGATTATTGGCGGTGACGGTTGGGCTTACGATATTGGCTACGGAGGATTAGACCACGTAATTGCCAGCGGTCGCAACATTAATATACTCGTTCTCGACACAGGTGTTTATTCCAACACGGGCGGGCAAATGTCGAAAGCTACTCCACGGGGAGCAGTCGCTAAATTTGCCGCCGCCGGTAAACCTGCTGCGAAAAAAGACCTGGGTGCGATCGCCATGACCTACGGCAATGTTTACGTAGCAACTGTAGCAATGGGCGCACGAGACGAACACACCATCAAAGCCTTTTTAGAAGCCGAAGCTTACAATGGCCCATCCCTAATTATTGCTTACTCTCACTGCATTGCCCACGGTATCAATATGACTGCTGGAATGCAGCAACAAAAAGCTGCTGTCGAATCCGGTAGCTGGATACTTTATCGCTATAATCCAGATTTGGTCAGCGAAGGAAAGAATCCGCTGCAACTAGACAGTCGCACGGCAAAAATGCCTCTAGAGCAATATATGTATGCCGAAAATCGCTTTAAGATGCTGACACTTAGCAAACCGGAAGAAGCGAAACGCTTACTCAAAGAAGCACAAGAAGATGTGCATAATCGCTGGGCAATGTATCAATATCTAGCAGCGCGGCAACTACAACCAAATCACCGTCATAACGGTCATTCCGATCGCCCACAAGACCAAGGCAGCTAA
- a CDS encoding dihydroorotate dehydrogenase-like protein, with protein MNLTTNYMGLTLRSPLVPSAAAPLTENIDNVKRMEDAGAGAVVLHSLFEEQIQKERYELHHHLTYGTDSFAEALTYFPEPQIFHVGTDEYLNHIRKAKEMVNIPIIASLNGATVGGWTEYAQQIEQAGADGLELNIYYVPTDIEMTGTQVEQNYIDILSTVKSAVNIPVAVKLSPYFSNMANMAKRLEAAGADALVCFNRFYQPDIDIDELEVRPNLILSAPQDMRLPMRWIAILYDRIHLDFAATGGIHKGQDVIKMLMVGAKISQICSVLLRHGIDHIRVIEQELIGWMAEHEYHSVQQMIGSMSQINCPDESAFERAQYLKSIQTYRPVHSVI; from the coding sequence ATGAATTTAACCACAAATTATATGGGATTAACGCTGCGATCGCCCCTAGTTCCCTCCGCTGCCGCACCCCTAACAGAAAACATCGACAACGTTAAACGGATGGAAGATGCCGGCGCAGGTGCTGTCGTATTGCATTCTTTATTTGAAGAACAAATTCAGAAAGAACGTTACGAATTGCACCATCACTTAACTTACGGTACAGATAGTTTTGCGGAAGCACTCACCTATTTTCCCGAACCGCAAATATTTCATGTCGGTACAGATGAATATCTGAATCATATCCGCAAAGCCAAAGAAATGGTAAATATTCCCATTATTGCCAGCCTCAACGGTGCAACAGTTGGCGGTTGGACTGAATACGCTCAGCAAATAGAACAAGCAGGTGCGGATGGATTGGAATTAAATATTTACTATGTTCCCACCGATATAGAAATGACAGGTACACAGGTGGAGCAAAATTATATTGATATCCTCAGCACCGTAAAATCCGCAGTGAATATTCCAGTTGCCGTTAAGCTAAGTCCATACTTCAGCAATATGGCAAATATGGCGAAACGTTTGGAAGCAGCAGGTGCAGATGCACTGGTATGTTTTAACCGTTTTTATCAACCCGATATCGACATCGACGAGTTGGAAGTTAGACCGAACCTAATCTTAAGTGCGCCTCAAGATATGCGTCTGCCAATGCGCTGGATTGCTATTTTGTACGATCGCATTCACCTTGATTTTGCCGCAACTGGCGGCATCCATAAAGGTCAAGATGTCATAAAAATGCTTATGGTTGGTGCTAAAATCAGCCAAATTTGTTCTGTACTGCTACGGCATGGTATCGACCACATTCGAGTCATCGAACAAGAATTGATAGGATGGATGGCAGAACACGAATATCATTCTGTTCAACAAATGATCGGTAGCATGAGTCAAATTAACTGCCCAGACGAGTCAGCTTTTGAACGCGCTCAATATCTCAAATCTATCCAAACTTATCGACCCGTGCATAGCGTAATTTAA
- a CDS encoding (2Fe-2S) ferredoxin domain-containing protein, translated as MKKENLYLCMGSACHQLGVYEVLPKLQSMIGEYNLEDKIELKGSFCLETCSDGIAMKFRDKVFFKINPGNIEQKFKEEILPNIN; from the coding sequence ATGAAAAAAGAGAATCTGTATTTATGTATGGGTTCCGCTTGCCATCAACTCGGAGTTTATGAAGTTTTACCTAAACTGCAAAGTATGATTGGCGAATATAACCTGGAAGATAAAATAGAATTAAAAGGATCTTTTTGTCTGGAAACCTGTAGCGACGGCATCGCGATGAAATTTCGAGACAAAGTTTTTTTCAAGATTAATCCCGGTAATATCGAGCAAAAGTTTAAAGAGGAAATTCTACCAAATATAAATTAG